The genomic DNA GATACTGGGCAAATAGGAATATTGACTTAAATCAAGCTTGGGGAGATTGCCTTCGAGCAATTCTTGTAAGTCATTTAGATTAGGAGTCATATTTATCAAGCCCGCCGAGTTTTAAGAGCGCGTTTAAAATCTCCAATGTTGGCCATTAACGGCTGATTTTTGTCCACATTGATTATTTTTTGTGCTGCGGTGTTCAACCATCAACCTTGTCTGATCTCAACTCAAAAATTTGCAACAGCCTCTAACAGTCAAACACGATTCTGACATCGTCTCTATCCACAAACCTAAATTCGGCAATAATGGGGCTTAGACGAATAGGTTGTTAAGGTGTTCATTCTAAAACTTCCGACCGTAAAGTGAAAGTAGTAATCCGCTGAAAATTACTTCACCATGCCAATTTTAAAGAAAATTGATTCTGCTTCACCTATAACATATCTATTTTGGATAGTGATAAATGGAAAAAATAACACACAACTGTTCAAAATTTTATTCAGTTTACGAAAATTGTAACAAAATGCACCACTCCAAATGCCGAGTATAACTTTTGTCGCGACTGAGTTTCCTTTTGTGGTAATTTACAGTAAAATGTCTGGAAAACATAATCGAGCACATCCGCAGCGGAGGAGGCATGCCGATAAACAACACTCACCGCAAAAATTTCCCAGCACGTTCTGCACAAACGCAACCCTCTTCTGACACTTCGGTATTATTCGTTAACATGCCCTTTGCCCCCATTCGTCATGCCTCGATTGCACTCGGTTTAATACAAGCTCATTTAACGCGAGCACAGATTGCTTGTCATACGTTGAATTTTAATCTTAATTATGCTGAAAAAATTTCGTGGTCAGATTATGAAGACATCGCTTATGTGCGCCAACTTGCCGATCTCACTGCCGAAAAAATTGGCTACACCAGTTTAATTGGCGAGTGGATATTTACTGAAGCGTTGTATGGAGAATCTAATACTTATTTAGAGCAATTAAGCCATACTCTCCCCCCATCTACTGTTTCTCATTTACTCGACAATTGCTTTAGGCGTTATGCAACGCTGCAACGTGAAGCAACCTATTTTATCGATGAGTGTTTAGAAAAAATAGTAGCTCAGCAACCAAGAATTGTTGGTTTTACCAGTGTCTTTCAACAACATTTAGCAAGCTTAGTGTTAGCAAAACGCCTAAAAAAAACCGCACCAGAAACGGTTATTATCTTTGGCGGCGCTAATTGCGAAGGGGCGATGGGTTTAGCCACTTTACAACATTTTCCCTTTGTGGATGCGGTAGTTTCTGGAGAATGCGATGCTATTATCGTAAAATTAATTCAACATTACTTACATTCTAATCAACCGTTTATCAGTCCTGGTGTTTACACAAAACTGCATCGTCAGCAAACTTTCTCGCTAACAGTCACTAACACTCCCTCTACACTGCAATTAGATGAATTACCCTATCCCGATTATCAGGATTATTTTAATCAAATCCGCCAATTAAAATTAGATAATCAATTTCCGATTGATATTTTATTTGAAAGCTCACGGGGTTGTTGGTGGGGAGAAAAACAACATTGCACATTTTGTGGGTTAAATGGTAGCACCATGAATTTTCGCAGCAAATTGGCTGAACGAGCAATTGATGAAATTGAAACTTTAATGCAGCAATACCCCAATAGTCATTTATATGCCGTCGACAATATTATGGATATGAAATATTTTCACGATTTTATTCCACAATTAATTGAACGCAAATTAAATATTGAATTATTTTATGAAATCAAAGCTAATCTATCGAAAGATCGTTTGCTTTTATTAAAGCAGGCGGGAATTAAAAAATTACAACCAGGCATTGAAAGTTTATCGACCGCTATTTTAAAATTAATGAGAAAAGGTGTGAGCGCATATCAAAATATTCAATTATTAAAATGGTCAAAAGAAATAGGCATAAGTATTTTATGGAATATCCTGTGGGGATTTCCGCAAGAAACAAAT from Legionellales bacterium includes the following:
- a CDS encoding RiPP maturation radical SAM C-methyltransferase, with amino-acid sequence MPINNTHRKNFPARSAQTQPSSDTSVLFVNMPFAPIRHASIALGLIQAHLTRAQIACHTLNFNLNYAEKISWSDYEDIAYVRQLADLTAEKIGYTSLIGEWIFTEALYGESNTYLEQLSHTLPPSTVSHLLDNCFRRYATLQREATYFIDECLEKIVAQQPRIVGFTSVFQQHLASLVLAKRLKKTAPETVIIFGGANCEGAMGLATLQHFPFVDAVVSGECDAIIVKLIQHYLHSNQPFISPGVYTKLHRQQTFSLTVTNTPSTLQLDELPYPDYQDYFNQIRQLKLDNQFPIDILFESSRGCWWGEKQHCTFCGLNGSTMNFRSKLAERAIDEIETLMQQYPNSHLYAVDNIMDMKYFHDFIPQLIERKLNIELFYEIKANLSKDRLLLLKQAGIKKLQPGIESLSTAILKLMRKGVSAYQNIQLLKWSKEIGISILWNILWGFPQETNQDYQEMTAFIPYLTHLQPPLRTAQLRIDRFSPNFENPLALGFTQLRPVMAYHYLFPFANQESLNQFAYYFDADAVNYSLDKSILSEFQHALELWQKHHTDSSLFYIDKKTALIVIDTRAIAQQQITVLQEPQRQLLLLADKALSLEQLCLSYNQTTASAIDINTCLTWIEPLLNYHFLLEIDEKFLSLVLSSDYYAVPSLILQKISREQKSILSSKAENSSENNLC